The Vairimorpha necatrix chromosome 1, complete sequence genome contains a region encoding:
- a CDS encoding Rab-gap TBC domain-containing protein translates to MGNIRTRSVNIDSKIEKQINPKDCMAINLFQINNYIYCGFSSSIYRPKYWKILLGYYSTNKFKSSIFYMKQRYSYSIYIKDLSSIKNQYFKIIENDVSRMCIEPIIINKKEKCGFLDTLHLKSGLTRRDILIRILKCFVVHNKSVGYIQGMIMVLIPIYHVFIYSEDIEDYRNSEEDAFFCFNFLASHLFEKFISEIDNEQNLLFLMSRVWKILKNVDYELYRCCLNKKIIECHIYLKWILFIFSTEFKMEDTQWLWDRILSDSNRFEIVYYCVAAIFKIFKETIIKESYEIILEQLQNISLLDVKKIFYIANELRSEIIQFNVDI, encoded by the coding sequence ATGGGGAATATAAGAACTCGTAGTGTGAATATTGAttcaaaaatagaaaagCAAATTAACCCTAAGGATTGTATGGCCataaatctttttcaaataaataattatatttattgtgGATTTTCGAGTTCAATATACCGCCCTAAATATTGGAAAATTTTACTTGGATATTACTCAACTAATAAGTTTAAAAGTAGTATATTTTACATGAAGCAACGTTATTCATATTCGATATACATTAAAGATCTATCGAGTatcaaaaatcaatattttaaaataattgaaaatgatGTTTCACGTATGTGCATTGAAcctataataattaataaaaaagaaaaatgtgGATTTCTTGATAcattacatttaaaatctGGGCTGACTCGTAgagatattttaattagaatattaaaatgtttcGTAGTTCACAATAAATCAGTAGGTTATATACAAGGAATGATAATGGTGTTAATTCCTATATAccatgtttttatatatagtgAGGATATAGAAGATTATAGGAATTCTGAAGAAGATGCGTTTTtctgttttaattttttagctTCACATTTGTtcgaaaaatttataagtgAAATCGACAATGAgcaaaatcttttatttttaatgagtCGAGTatggaaaattttaaaaaatgtagaTTATGAATTGTATAGATGTTGtctgaataaaaaaataatagaatgTCACATATATCTGAAATGgatcttatttatattctcTACAGAATTTAAAATGGAAGACACTCAATGGTTATGGGATAGAATTCTAAGTGATTCTAATAGATTCGAAATAGTTTATTATTGCGTAGCTgccatttttaaaatatttaaagagaCTATTATAAAGGAATCATATGAAATCATTCTAGAACAATTGCAAAATATATCATTATTagatgtaaaaaaaatattttacattgCTAATGAACTTAGAAGCGAAATCATACAATTTAATGTTGACATATGA